One window of the Vigna radiata var. radiata cultivar VC1973A chromosome 1, Vradiata_ver6, whole genome shotgun sequence genome contains the following:
- the LOC106763681 gene encoding 3-ketoacyl-CoA synthase 20, with translation MLHHFNMNILFTFLLAVGTACFYVPELKQRGSIIIASCMAMAMLYHFLMKRPCKVYLVDFACFKPSVACLCSKETLLDRAKRVGFLSDENYKLVTKILDRSGLGPWTYVPEGLLAIPPKLTLDEARKETDTVLFGAVDELLEKTGIEAKDIGILIVNCCLFNPTPSLSDSIINRYKLRGNILAYNLSGMGCSAGVLAVDFAKQLLQAHPNSYALVLSTENEISSMYWGNNPSMLLVNCLFRMGGSAALLSSHPSDRRRAKYQLLHTLRTHVGADDNSYSCVFQEEDEENKVGVSLSKELMNVARDALKVHITSLGPLVLPLSEKIKFLSNLIERKVLKTKIESYMPNFKLAFEHFCIHTGGRAVLDRMQKSLELEDWHMEPSRMTLYRFGNTSSSSVWYELAYCEGKGRVKKGDRVWQMAFGSGFKCNTAVWLALNTIDVGSCRSAWKDEIGNFPVKIDPLPVKTNK, from the exons ATGCTGCACCATTTCAACATGAACATCTTGTTCACGTTCCTTTTAGCTGTCGGCACAGCATGTTTCTACGTCCCTGAGTTAAAACAACGAGGTTCGATCATAATAGCATCATGCATGGCCATGGCAATGCTATACCACTTTTTAATGAAGCGACCCTGCAAAGTTTACTTGGTGGACTTTGCATGCTTCAAGCCAAGCGTGGCGTGCCTTTGCTCCAAGGAAACGTTGCTGGACAGAGCCAAGCGCGTGGGGTTTCTCTCCGACGAAAACTACAAGCTCGTGACCAAGATTCTCGACAGGTCTGGCTTGGGACCGTGGACCTATGTTCCAGAGGGGCTGTTGGCGATTCCGCCAAAGCTAACCTTGGACGAGGCTAGGAAGGAAACCGACACGGTGCTCTTCGGAGCTGTTGACGAGCTTTTGGAAAAAACTGGGATTGAAGCGAAGGACATAGGGATACTTATTGTGAATTGTTGCTTGTTCAATCCCACACCGTCCTTGTCTGACTCCATTATCAATCGGTACAAGCTTCGAGGGAACATTCTGGCCTATAATCTCAGTGGCATGGGATGCAGTGCAGGGGTTCTTGCTGTTGACTTTGCCAAACAACTCCTTCAG gCACACCCGAACTCGTACGCGCTGGTTCTGAGCACGGAAAATGAGATATCGAGCATGTACTGGGGCAACAACCCGTCGATGCTGCTGGTGAACTGTCTCTTCCGCATGGGCGGATCTGCGGCGCTACTCTCGAGTCACCCGTCGGACCGGCGCCGCGCAAAGTACCAGCTCCTCCACACACTCCGAACGCACGTAGGCGCCGATGACAACAGCTACAGCTGTGTCTTCCAGGAGGAGGACGAGGAGAATAAGGTGGGTGTGTCGCTCTCTAAAGAGCTGATGAACGTGGCACGCGACGCCCTGAAAGTGCACATCACGTCGCTGGGGCCTTTGGTCCTCCCACTCTCGGAAAAGATAAAGTTCTTATCAAACCTAATCGAGAGGAAGGTGCTGAAGACGAAGATCGAGTCCTACATGCCCAACTTCAAGCTTGCCTTCGAGCACTTCTGCATCCACACGGGAGGGAGAGCTGTGCTGGACCGCATGCAAAAGAGTTTGGAGCTCGAAGACTGGCACATGGAACCTTCTAGAATGACCCTGTACAGGTTCGGAAACACTTCTTCCAGTTCCGTGTGGTACGAGTTGGCGTATTGTGAGGGAAAGGGAAGGGTGAAAAAGGGTGATAGGGTGTGGCAGATGGCGTTTGGGTCGGGATTCAAGTGCAACACTGCGGTCTGGCTTGCCTTGAACACCATCGACGTTGGATCCTGCAGGAGCGCGTGGAAGGATGAGATTGGTAATTTTCCTGTGAAGATTGATCCTCTCCCCGTCAAGACTAACAAATAA
- the LOC106757971 gene encoding deSI-like protein At4g17486 produces MTLYRWVGDPIPLQLNGQMKLEKGTKWNILPNGIFQVEPTRCPGFTFRKSIFIGLTDMGTRDVRELMERMDKDYSGNTYHLIQKKCNHFRNDVCVKLTGKSTPPWLNRLPRLGFLCNYVLPPNLNETKVRQVTLDRVQDEEKKKVRMHSSRYEASPKPPLSSSRRHCLPSSSVINVSPSSTIIVK; encoded by the exons atgacaTTGTACAGATGGGTGGGTGATCCAATTCCACTACAGCTTAATGGGCAAATGAAGTTAGAGAAAG GAACTAAATGGAACATCTTGCCTAATGGGATTTTTCAAGTGGAGCCTACACGTTGTCCTGGATTCACCTTCAGGAAATCGATTTTCATTGGATTGACAGATATGGGGACGAGGGATGTTCGTGAGTTAATGGAGAGGATGGATAAAGACTATTCTGGGAACACCTACCACCTTATCCAGAAAAAATGCAACCATTTCCGCAATGATGTTTGTGTCAAACTAACGGGGAAGTCCACCCCTCCCTGGTTGAATCGACTTCCTAGACTTGGTTTTCTCTGCAACTATGTTCTTCCACCCAACCTAAATGAAACAAAGGTTCGCCAAGTTACGTTAGACAGGGTTcaagatgaagagaagaagaaagtgagAATGCATTCCAGCAGGTACGAGGCTTCACCCAAACCTCCATTGTCTAGTAGCCGAAGACATTGCCTTCCTTCATCTTCTGTAATTAATGTTTCTCCATCCTCAACCATAATAGTAAAGTAA
- the LOC106771662 gene encoding calmodulin gives MADQLTDEQISEFKEAFSLFDKDGDGCITTKELGTVMRSLGQNPTEAELQDMINEVDADGNGTIDFPEFLNLMARKMKDTDSEEELKEAFRVFDKDQNGFISAAELRHVMTNLGEKLTDEEVDEMIREADVDGDGQINYEEFVKVMMAK, from the exons ATGGCCGATCAACTCACCGACGAGCAGATCTCCGAGTTTAAGGAGGCCTTTAGCTTGTTCGACAAGGACGGCGATG GTTGTATCACAACTAAGGAGCTCGGAACTGTTATGCGTTCATTGGGGCAAAACCCAACTGAGGCAGAACTCCAGGACATGATCAACGAAGTGGATGCTGATGGGAATGGTACCATTGACTTCCCTGAGTTTTTAAACCTCATGGCCAGGAAGATGAAGGACACTGATTCTGAGGAGGAGCTCAAAGAGGCATTCCGGGTATTCGACAAGGATCAAAATGGGTTCATCTCTGCTGCTGAGCTCCGCCATGTGATGACAAACCTTGGAGAGAAGCTCACCGATGAAGAGGTTGATGAGATGATTCGTGAGGCTGATGTTGATGGTGATGGCCAAATAAACTACGAGGAGTTCGTTAAGGTGATGATGGCCAAGTGA